One genomic window of Halolamina sediminis includes the following:
- a CDS encoding ABC transporter permease, which translates to MKAIKRLALLAVSTLAVGVVVLVGQLFPNTPAGELANVLDAGYAASALRLAVPIAFAALGGIFAERSGVINIGLEGLLIVGAFTGVAVAHWTIGEGGVSLGPGVVLLLVIAALLAVAGALLGLLGDSLREIAIRGGGGVLAVAVLAGLTVLLAGPTLAATWIAFYVAVLVSGAFSLLFAVVTIEYRADQVIAGLAVWLIALGAAPFASNVIWGSVNSPGVDTLGTWTVPLLSQLPAVGSVLFDAEPVVYFLLVATPLSWYVLTQTSFGYWVRASGENPKALDTAGVDVRRVRYAAVLISGVFSGIGGAGLSLGRVGNFVGSGTTMVDGRGWIGITAMLFGNYNPFGAFGASLLFAALDALQFRLQQLNYAIPDSLIQTVPYVTVIVVLALVGRTRTPDAAGEHYDSDED; encoded by the coding sequence ATGAAGGCGATCAAGCGCCTCGCGCTGCTCGCGGTCAGCACGCTCGCCGTGGGCGTGGTCGTGCTAGTCGGGCAGCTATTCCCGAATACGCCGGCGGGCGAGCTCGCGAACGTGCTCGACGCCGGCTACGCCGCCTCTGCGCTCCGACTCGCGGTTCCGATCGCGTTCGCCGCGCTGGGCGGGATCTTCGCCGAGCGCAGCGGCGTGATCAACATCGGGCTCGAAGGGCTGCTCATCGTCGGCGCGTTCACCGGCGTCGCGGTCGCCCACTGGACGATCGGCGAGGGCGGCGTGAGCCTCGGGCCGGGGGTCGTGCTCCTGCTCGTGATCGCGGCACTGCTCGCGGTCGCCGGCGCGCTCCTGGGGCTGCTCGGCGACTCCCTCCGGGAGATCGCGATCCGCGGCGGCGGCGGCGTGCTCGCGGTCGCGGTGCTCGCCGGGCTCACGGTCCTGCTCGCGGGGCCGACGCTCGCGGCGACGTGGATCGCGTTCTACGTCGCGGTGCTCGTCAGCGGGGCGTTCTCGTTGCTGTTCGCGGTCGTCACGATCGAGTACCGCGCGGATCAGGTGATCGCGGGACTCGCGGTCTGGCTGATCGCGCTCGGGGCGGCCCCCTTCGCCAGCAACGTCATCTGGGGCAGCGTGAACTCGCCGGGCGTGGACACGCTCGGCACGTGGACGGTGCCGCTGCTCTCACAGCTCCCGGCGGTCGGCTCGGTGCTGTTCGACGCCGAGCCCGTCGTCTACTTCCTGCTGGTCGCGACGCCGCTGTCGTGGTACGTCCTGACCCAGACCTCCTTCGGCTACTGGGTCCGTGCGAGCGGCGAGAACCCCAAGGCGCTCGACACGGCGGGGGTCGACGTCCGGCGCGTGCGCTACGCCGCCGTGTTGATCTCCGGCGTGTTCTCGGGGATCGGCGGCGCCGGCCTCTCGCTCGGTCGTGTGGGGAACTTCGTCGGGAGCGGGACGACGATGGTCGACGGCCGAGGGTGGATCGGCATCACCGCGATGCTCTTTGGCAACTACAACCCCTTCGGCGCGTTCGGCGCCTCGCTGCTGTTCGCGGCACTCGACGCGCTCCAGTTCCGGCTCCAGCAGCTGAACTACGCGATCCCCGACTCGCTGATCCAGACGGTCCCCTACGTTACGGTGATCGTCGTGCTCGCGCTGGTCGGACGGACCAGAACGCCCGACGCGGCCGGCGAACACTACGACAGCGACGAGGACTGA